A part of Brachybacterium faecium DSM 4810 genomic DNA contains:
- a CDS encoding transcriptional regulator (PFAM: Bacterial regulatory proteins, lacI family; Periplasmic binding proteins and sugar binding domain of the LacI family) has translation MKSPARRDVTIADVARRAGVSRAQTARALGSYGAVSEAVLSRVVAAADELGYRANALARSVSTGKSHSVGVVVGDIENPFFGLSVRGISDALRGAGYDVVLMNTGESHEVEVEAVRALDGKRVDGFVVAPALASAYPHLEALVEAGRPLVLYDRDVPGLAAPSVLVDVEDAVQELTLALLGAGHRRIGFVSTLRTRGEGWTDEQPISHTPVGRRINGVVRTLRDAGAQVDPSAIRLGARGAEDVRRHVRELVTGDAPVTALIASDALIATAALEELRSLGLTVPEDVSIAMFDDPPWAGLVSPPLTVVSQPVLDAGVAAARLLLEAMSGAATELVEPGRADRALRARLVMRESVGPARERD, from the coding sequence ATGAAGTCGCCAGCACGCCGAGACGTCACGATCGCTGACGTCGCGCGCCGAGCTGGAGTGTCGCGGGCGCAGACCGCTCGTGCGCTCGGCAGCTATGGCGCGGTGAGCGAGGCGGTTCTCTCTAGGGTCGTCGCGGCCGCTGATGAGCTCGGCTACCGTGCGAACGCCCTGGCCAGGAGTGTTTCCACAGGAAAATCACACTCCGTCGGCGTTGTCGTCGGGGACATCGAGAATCCGTTCTTCGGGCTCAGTGTGCGCGGGATATCGGACGCCCTGCGAGGGGCTGGGTACGACGTTGTTCTCATGAACACTGGTGAGTCCCACGAGGTTGAGGTCGAAGCTGTCCGGGCGCTCGATGGGAAGCGGGTAGACGGGTTCGTTGTCGCTCCCGCCCTCGCTTCCGCATATCCGCACCTTGAGGCTCTTGTCGAGGCGGGGCGGCCGCTCGTTCTCTATGACCGTGACGTGCCAGGGCTCGCGGCGCCGTCGGTCCTGGTCGACGTCGAGGATGCGGTGCAGGAGCTCACTCTCGCCCTGCTGGGCGCCGGCCATCGTCGGATCGGGTTTGTCTCCACCTTGCGCACGAGAGGGGAAGGCTGGACGGATGAGCAGCCCATCTCGCACACTCCTGTCGGGCGGCGAATCAACGGTGTGGTCCGTACGTTGCGTGATGCTGGGGCGCAGGTGGATCCATCCGCCATTCGCCTCGGCGCCCGTGGGGCGGAGGACGTTCGGCGGCACGTCCGCGAGCTCGTCACCGGAGACGCGCCGGTGACGGCGCTGATCGCCTCCGATGCCCTGATCGCTACTGCGGCGCTCGAGGAGCTGCGGAGTCTCGGTCTCACTGTGCCCGAGGATGTCTCCATTGCGATGTTCGACGATCCTCCGTGGGCCGGTTTGGTTTCTCCGCCGCTCACTGTCGTCTCTCAGCCTGTGCTCGACGCCGGGGTGGCGGCGGCGAGGTTGCTGCTGGAGGCCATGAGTGGTGCCGCCACGGAACTCGTCGAGCCAGGGCGCGCGGACCGGGCCTTGAGGGCGCGCCTCGTGATGCGAGAATCTGTCGGGCCTGCTCGCGAGCGTGACTGA
- a CDS encoding ABC-type sugar transport system, permease component (PFAM: Binding-protein-dependent transport system inner membrane component), whose translation MPRRRHASPHVSPLGRTLRFAVWAVLILMAIGVLYPLFWMVSSSFKTSSEIFSDPWALPTSLSVESFLTAWSQGVFGYFLNSTIITVVSLVLVLLLSTAAAFALTKLRLPFAGLISLLILGGLMVSPTMILVPVFQLMIALHLHDTLIGLILVYVAYRLPFTIFLIRAYMLTLPNEVIEASMIDGASLMQTFSRIVIPLCKPVLVSAGLVYVLFAWNEFPFALILLNDPTLKTLPVGLLDFKSALQTDWSVLFAGLTLAAVPMIALFVASQRAFVRGLADGMGK comes from the coding sequence ATGCCGCGGCGCCGTCACGCAAGCCCGCACGTCTCCCCTTTGGGGCGAACACTGCGCTTTGCAGTGTGGGCGGTACTCATCCTGATGGCGATCGGTGTGCTGTACCCGTTGTTCTGGATGGTCTCGTCCTCCTTCAAAACGAGCTCGGAGATCTTCTCGGACCCTTGGGCGCTTCCGACGTCGCTGTCCGTCGAGAGCTTTTTGACCGCCTGGAGCCAGGGAGTCTTCGGATACTTCCTGAACTCGACGATCATCACCGTCGTATCCCTCGTGCTGGTCCTCCTGCTGAGCACGGCGGCGGCTTTCGCGCTCACCAAGCTGCGACTTCCGTTCGCCGGATTGATCAGCCTGCTCATCCTGGGCGGTCTGATGGTTTCGCCCACGATGATTCTTGTCCCCGTCTTCCAGCTGATGATCGCCCTGCACCTGCACGACACCCTGATCGGCTTGATCCTCGTGTACGTCGCCTACCGACTGCCATTCACGATCTTCCTCATCCGTGCCTACATGCTGACCCTCCCGAACGAAGTCATCGAGGCCTCAATGATCGATGGGGCCTCGTTGATGCAGACGTTCTCGCGCATAGTCATACCTCTGTGCAAGCCCGTACTCGTCAGCGCCGGGTTGGTGTACGTCCTGTTCGCCTGGAACGAGTTTCCCTTCGCGCTTATCTTGCTGAACGATCCGACTCTGAAGACGCTTCCCGTCGGCTTGTTGGACTTCAAGAGCGCGCTGCAGACGGACTGGTCCGTGCTCTTCGCAGGGCTGACACTCGCCGCCGTCCCCATGATTGCCCTGTTCGTCGCCTCACAGCGCGCCTTTGTGCGTGGCCTAGCCGATGGAATGGGCAAGTAA
- a CDS encoding permease component of ABC-type sugar transporter (PFAM: Binding-protein-dependent transport system inner membrane component): MSTDSRRRALLWIAPALIFVLVLLYLPLVQNVRLSFYNWSIFDQEMHFIGLENYRKAFTDPFLGTAVRNNVAYAAVSLVVQVGFGLVLATLLDQFAKGRLQAFLRSVYFLPATISMTVTGVLFTFVYDPEVGFLNAALDAVGLESLSRAWLAEPSTAMWAIIAMSQWQWTGYITALLLVAIQRIPGEMYEAAALDGAGPVRQFFAVTVPLTREMVAILSLVTVSNALLLFNEVIVMTNGGPNNSTQVLGTIVYQNAFVNDRMGYAATMSTLVLVLTIGLGIAQMAWTRRKRVAL, encoded by the coding sequence ATGAGCACCGATTCCCGCCGCCGCGCGCTGCTGTGGATCGCGCCCGCGCTGATCTTCGTGCTCGTGCTGCTCTACCTGCCCCTCGTGCAGAACGTTCGCCTGAGCTTCTACAACTGGTCCATCTTCGATCAGGAGATGCACTTCATCGGGCTGGAGAACTACCGCAAGGCGTTCACGGACCCGTTCCTCGGCACTGCCGTGCGCAATAACGTCGCGTACGCCGCAGTGTCACTCGTAGTCCAGGTCGGCTTCGGTCTGGTGCTGGCAACTCTGCTGGACCAGTTCGCCAAGGGTCGCCTGCAGGCCTTCCTCCGTAGCGTCTACTTCCTGCCGGCCACGATCTCGATGACGGTCACCGGTGTGCTGTTCACCTTCGTCTACGACCCGGAGGTCGGCTTCCTCAACGCTGCCCTCGACGCGGTCGGACTCGAATCTCTCTCCCGCGCCTGGCTCGCAGAGCCGAGCACGGCCATGTGGGCGATCATCGCGATGAGCCAGTGGCAGTGGACGGGGTACATCACCGCTCTGCTCCTCGTCGCCATCCAGCGGATCCCCGGGGAGATGTACGAGGCAGCGGCATTGGACGGCGCCGGTCCCGTTCGTCAGTTCTTCGCCGTGACTGTGCCTTTGACCCGAGAGATGGTCGCGATCCTCTCGCTGGTGACCGTCTCCAACGCCCTGCTGCTGTTCAACGAGGTCATCGTGATGACCAATGGCGGGCCGAATAACTCCACCCAGGTACTGGGCACCATCGTCTATCAGAATGCCTTCGTCAACGATCGGATGGGTTACGCGGCGACGATGTCAACTCTGGTCCTGGTGCTGACGATCGGCCTCGGCATCGCCCAGATGGCCTGGACCCGTCGAAAGAGGGTTGCGCTTTGA
- a CDS encoding ABC-type sugar transport system, periplasmic component (PFAM: TAT (twin-arginine translocation) pathway signal sequence; Bacterial extracellular solute-binding protein~TIGRFAM: Tat (twin-arginine translocation) pathway signal sequence), which yields MATRRDFLAGLAAGAAVTALPSCGANTADDATLTVLHKWPEGDHAAFFEHLRGEFEAANPGVRVDLTAVQDDPYKERIRVLTASRTLPDVYFLWPGSYGEQFASAGLTYDLTDEMAGGWSDSLSPVSVDAYLYDDRNYAVPISMSGKYMVSNTALFDDYGVGIPSTFDDLLAACDTFREEGLTPIAMGNQPMWPGVHYLTTLIAKHVPDADFSRDLVPETATFAHPGYARAFADLHELSERGFTRSANGISSDSAKAAFLNGQAPMMYSESNQFSTFREKNGAPPELAENWDFFPFPSIPDGAGDDDSLTGAPDGFAINPESENIDLALDFLRLLSSPEMGAAMLSMRDRPSVVIGSSDEVDDVQPQLTRAIEHLDSIEHFNIWLDMEAKPQVAQAWLTAGQAAIDGSRSPEQIVQDLKEVSDASR from the coding sequence ATGGCGACACGACGTGACTTCCTCGCCGGACTCGCCGCGGGCGCGGCAGTGACAGCTCTTCCTTCATGCGGGGCTAACACAGCCGACGACGCAACCCTCACCGTCCTCCACAAGTGGCCCGAAGGCGACCACGCGGCATTTTTCGAGCACTTGCGCGGCGAGTTCGAAGCGGCGAACCCTGGCGTCAGGGTAGACCTCACCGCCGTGCAGGACGACCCGTACAAAGAGCGGATCCGAGTCCTCACCGCATCCCGAACCCTTCCCGATGTTTACTTCCTCTGGCCCGGCAGCTACGGCGAGCAATTCGCCTCCGCAGGCCTCACCTATGACTTGACCGATGAGATGGCGGGAGGCTGGTCGGACTCGCTCTCACCGGTATCGGTCGACGCCTATCTCTACGATGACCGAAACTACGCCGTACCGATCAGCATGTCCGGCAAGTACATGGTCAGCAACACAGCACTGTTCGACGACTACGGCGTGGGGATACCGTCTACCTTCGACGATCTGCTAGCGGCCTGCGATACCTTCCGCGAGGAGGGCCTGACGCCGATCGCTATGGGCAATCAGCCGATGTGGCCCGGCGTGCACTATCTGACCACTCTGATCGCTAAGCACGTACCGGATGCAGACTTCTCGCGAGATCTCGTACCCGAGACGGCAACTTTCGCGCATCCCGGGTATGCGCGGGCATTCGCAGATCTGCACGAACTCTCCGAGCGCGGCTTCACGCGGTCAGCCAATGGCATCAGCAGCGACAGCGCGAAAGCCGCTTTCCTCAACGGTCAAGCGCCGATGATGTACAGCGAGTCCAATCAGTTCTCGACCTTTCGGGAGAAGAACGGTGCCCCGCCGGAGCTCGCTGAGAACTGGGACTTCTTCCCCTTCCCCTCGATTCCAGACGGTGCGGGGGATGATGACTCCTTGACAGGCGCGCCCGACGGTTTCGCCATCAACCCGGAGAGCGAGAACATCGATCTCGCCCTCGACTTCCTGCGTCTACTCAGCTCTCCCGAGATGGGTGCCGCAATGCTCAGTATGCGCGACCGCCCTTCCGTGGTCATCGGCTCCTCCGACGAGGTCGATGACGTCCAGCCTCAGCTCACGCGCGCCATTGAACACCTCGACTCCATCGAGCACTTCAACATCTGGCTGGACATGGAGGCGAAGCCCCAGGTCGCACAAGCCTGGCTGACCGCTGGGCAGGCAGCCATCGATGGCTCGCGCAGCCCTGAGCAGATCGTCCAGGACCTGAAGGAGGTCTCCGATGCAAGCCGCTGA